CGCGAGCAGAACGAAGCGACGTTGGGGTCGTGGGTGACGACGACCACGGCGGAACCGTTGTCCCGCGCGGCGGCCATGAGAATGCCCATGACCTCGCGGCCGGTGGCTTGGTCGAGCGCGCCGGTCGGCTCGTCGGCGAAGACCACGGCAGGTTTGACGGCGAGCGCACGGGCGATGGCGATGCGCTGCATCTGTCCGCCGCTCATCTCCCCCGGCCGGTGCGTGGCGAGCGCGCGCAATCCCATGCGTTCCAGCCACAGGATCGCCGTGTCGGTGGCGGTGCGGTAGGGCATGCCGTCAAGCATCATCGGCAGGGCGATATTTTCGACCGCCGGCAGTTCGGGCAGCAGCTGGCCGGATTGGAAGACGAAGCCGAAGGCGTTGCGGCGCAGTTTGGTGCGGCCGGCATCGCTCATGGCATCCAGATTCGAGCCACGGAAGGTCACTGTGCCAGCGGTCGGCTTGATGATGCCGGCGAGCGCGTGCAGCAGCGTGGACTTGCCGGAGCCAGACGGGCCCATGACAGCAACCGTCTCACCCTCACCCAATGCGAAGCTCACGTGGTTCAGGGCAAGTGTGTGCATGGTTGGCATGGCGAAACCGGGCTGACCATTGGCAGCGGGAACCGCAGCACCTGTTCCGGCCGGAATCACACTGGTAACGCCATGACCGGCCTGCGCACGGGCCATACTGGCGGTGTAGTCCATGACCAAGTCATGTGCCTCGATCACCGGAGACCACTGCTGCCGTGCGTCCTGTTGTTGCACTGCTTCCGGTGCGGTCTGAGTCTGCTGAAATTGCTGTGTTGCTGTATTCATACTCCCGAGAGTACGGATCGAGCAGAAGCCTGACCATCAGGCTGCGGTATGAACCTTTTCAACCGCCCCACCCACCTCTCATCCGCAAGGATTAGAGATTCGCAGTCGATGCGACAATACTTTTATCAATGGCAATGTGGATAACTTCGGAAGCTGGAACCACATAGGTCGATTCGGCTGGACATGCGAATCACGCGAACGGTATGTTCATGGAATCAGCGTGCTGCACGCTCGCAAATCGGACATACCAAGCAAAGGAGCTCACGTGGCCATCGCAATCGATATCCCAAACATATCAATTTCGTCCGTACAAAAGCCGTACAATAGGGGTATGACTACTGAGAACAACAAGAACAGTCGTTTTGAGATGAGGCTCACTCAAGAACAACGATCCAGAATCGATCAAGCGGCCGAGTCCAAAGGCCTGACTGCGTCGCAATGGGCATTGTCGAATCTGCTCGCCGCCGCAGACAGGGATATCCATGAAGCTCACATCATTCGACTGAACAATCAAGCGTGGAATGATTTCACCGCCGCATTGGACGAACCCATGGGACCACGTCTGACTGAATTGTTGGAAAGCGATCCGATATGGACGTGATCAACTTCACCAAGCCCCGACGCCTGACTGCAAACGACGACATCTCCGGTTTCGATTGCGGTCTGTCACTGGTCAATGATTGGCTGGCAAGACATGCCGCCACGGCGGGTAGACAAGGCACTGCCGTGGTCTATGCCACCTTCACCAAGGACATCAATGGCACTGATATGCTGGCTGGATTCTACACACTGAGCGCATACAGTATTGAACACTCGGGGGCTTCCGGCTGGCTGAAACGCAATAGCCCGAACCCCATCCCCGCAATCTTGCTAGGCATGATGGGCGTGGACATCAGATTTCAAACTATGCATGTCGGCAGTCAACTACTCCGAGATGCGGTACTTCGTTCCATGAACGCCGCCGCCATCATTGGAGCGCGAGCGCTACTTGTAGAACCTGCCACCGACCAAGCAGTTGCATTTTACGAACGATATGACTTTCGGCACATCCCCAAATCATCCAGAATGTTCACCCCACTCAATATCCGCAATCACCGATGATGTGCGATCGGTAACCACTATTCAGCGCCGGTCATTATCAGAATCGCATTCAGGCACCGCACTCATCCTTGCGCGGCGGCCAGCTCATCCAGACGTGCGGCGAAACGGGGCCAGTCGGTTTTCATGGCGGTGAGGAGCTTGCGGTTGGGCACGTCGGCAATCGGCACCCAGCAAACTTCCATACTTTCGTCGTCGTTGGCCTTGGGCTCAACGGTGTAGCCGGACTTTTCGAAGGCGAACACGGTGGTGTATGCCCACGGACCATGATCTTCGCGGTAGGAACCAACCACCTCAATATCCTCGGGCGTGATATTCGCCTCCTCATAGCTCTCGCGCAGCGCGCCCTCAATGGGTGACTCGCCATCCGCCGTGGCACCGCCAGGAATGCCCCATGTGCCACCCTCGGCGCTCCATGCGGCGCGATGCTGCATAACCACATGAGTCACCTTGCCGCTCGCAGCATCGCGGCGAGCCAGCAAAATGCCGGACGCGCCGTTGGTGCCCCAATGCTTGCGACCGCATGCGCAATCCACCCAGCCGTCGCCAGGCTGGTGCACGTTCTCCACCGGCGGCAGAATGCCGGCGTGCTGGTTGCCCGAAGCCTTGCTCTCCGGCGCCAGCTCACCACGGTCTACGTTCCACAGGTCAGTCCATTTGACGCCTAATTCACCAGCCAAATGCCGAGCCAGCGGCAAGCTGAGGCCGATGATACCGTGCGGATCGCCCTCGATGCTGTCAATGAACGCACCACCGAAGCCCTCGAGCGTGAACGAACCGGCGACTTCCAGCGGCTCGCCAGTGGCGATGTACCGCTCGATGTCATCGTCGGTGAACTCACCGAAATGCACTTTGGCGTGACTTGCACCGCGCACAGTACGTCCGGTTGCAAAATCGATGAGGCAGTGGCCGGTCCACAGTTCGCCGGTCGCGCCGCTCATACGCTTCAGTCGTTCGCGGGCCACGGCTTCGCTGTGCGGCTTGCCGTAGCATTCGCCGTCCAGGAGGAACATCGAGTCGCAGCCAAGAATCAGCGGGCCGACTGTCGCCTCGGTCAGTCCCGACTGTCCGGCAATAGCGGTGGCGATGGGTTCGGTAACGGTCGGCATATCGATGCCGGAGAAGTCGCGCGTGGTGGCGATTTCCGCCTTGGAATAGTCAATGGGCTTGCCAGCGGCGGCTTTGCACAGATCTTCGACGGCAGCTTCGCGTTCCGAATCCTTGATTTCCTTGGCCTTGAGCGGGTAGGCGATCACGCGGTCACCGGTCGCGGCGGCGGCAGTATCGGCCACATCACGATACGCACGATGAACGGCCTCGGCCTTGGCCGTGGCCAGAATCATCACGCGCTGCTTGATGCTCAGATCGTCGACGGTGACGCCTTCTTCACGGGCGGCCGCTTCCAGCGCAGCAGGCTCATCCACGTGCGAGACGCGAATTGTGGGACAGATACCCGCCGAATACAGCACGTCACGGCGAGGCTTGGACTTGGAAGCAAGAATTAGCGGAATGGACATGACTTAAGTCCTTATGCTCCCGCTGGCGGGAGCTGTCGAACGAAGTGAGACTGAGGGTGGTCTCTGCCGGTATGGGGGGACCACCCTCAGACCGCCGGCGGCGGCCAGCTCCCGCCAGCGGGAGCCTTCTCCTCGACTTAGCGACGCTCGATTTCGACGCCGGCGGTGTTGATGGGCAGGTGAAGCACACGCCAATGGCCGGAAGCAAGCTGCTCCGATGCGATCTGATCGATGGCTTCGCGGGCGTTGCCGTAATGCAGCACGAGCACGCAGGGGCCGGCACCGGAGACTGCGGCGGCATAGCCCTTGGAGCGGAAGAGCGCAATGAGCTCGGCGGACGGCGGCATCAGGGCACCGCGATACGGCTGATGCAACTTGTCCTGCGTGGCGGTGAACAGCAGCGCGTTGGACTGGGCCTGAGCGGCCGCAAGCTCGTCAGCGAACGCCGATTCACGGGTTCCGCCAGCGCAAGCGCACGCATCGGCATCCTGAGCCGGAGAAGCGGCGACGCCGGACTTGCCCTGCTGGGCGGCCTGGGCCAGC
This sequence is a window from Bifidobacterium breve DSM 20213 = JCM 1192. Protein-coding genes within it:
- a CDS encoding Maf family nucleotide pyrophosphatase, with translation MSIPLILASKSKPRRDVLYSAGICPTIRVSHVDEPAALEAAAREEGVTVDDLSIKQRVMILATAKAEAVHRAYRDVADTAAAATGDRVIAYPLKAKEIKDSEREAAVEDLCKAAAGKPIDYSKAEIATTRDFSGIDMPTVTEPIATAIAGQSGLTEATVGPLILGCDSMFLLDGECYGKPHSEAVARERLKRMSGATGELWTGHCLIDFATGRTVRGASHAKVHFGEFTDDDIERYIATGEPLEVAGSFTLEGFGGAFIDSIEGDPHGIIGLSLPLARHLAGELGVKWTDLWNVDRGELAPESKASGNQHAGILPPVENVHQPGDGWVDCACGRKHWGTNGASGILLARRDAASGKVTHVVMQHRAAWSAEGGTWGIPGGATADGESPIEGALRESYEEANITPEDIEVVGSYREDHGPWAYTTVFAFEKSGYTVEPKANDDESMEVCWVPIADVPNRKLLTAMKTDWPRFAARLDELAAAQG
- a CDS encoding N-acetyltransferase encodes the protein MDVINFTKPRRLTANDDISGFDCGLSLVNDWLARHAATAGRQGTAVVYATFTKDINGTDMLAGFYTLSAYSIEHSGASGWLKRNSPNPIPAILLGMMGVDIRFQTMHVGSQLLRDAVLRSMNAAAIIGARALLVEPATDQAVAFYERYDFRHIPKSSRMFTPLNIRNHR
- a CDS encoding type II toxin-antitoxin system TacA family antitoxin, translating into MTTENNKNSRFEMRLTQEQRSRIDQAAESKGLTASQWALSNLLAAADRDIHEAHIIRLNNQAWNDFTAALDEPMGPRLTELLESDPIWT
- a CDS encoding ABC transporter ATP-binding protein; translated protein: MNTATQQFQQTQTAPEAVQQQDARQQWSPVIEAHDLVMDYTASMARAQAGHGVTSVIPAGTGAAVPAANGQPGFAMPTMHTLALNHVSFALGEGETVAVMGPSGSGKSTLLHALAGIIKPTAGTVTFRGSNLDAMSDAGRTKLRRNAFGFVFQSGQLLPELPAVENIALPMMLDGMPYRTATDTAILWLERMGLRALATHRPGEMSGGQMQRIAIARALAVKPAVVFADEPTGALDQATGREVMGILMAAARDNGSAVVVVTHDPNVASFCSRTVTMQDGQLGGVR